A single window of Eucalyptus grandis isolate ANBG69807.140 chromosome 1, ASM1654582v1, whole genome shotgun sequence DNA harbors:
- the LOC104444532 gene encoding uncharacterized protein LOC104444532 isoform X2 produces MTCSTHFAKPKRRRQQRRGNSRSSVRISLMATTPAGTPAPPSPIAIGDCEVTIESKKFALESDPNCLSISVSRKAQIKIAVKGDGSRASDDGNRLAECKGKELVFSGDEYYFVLVNPKDADSRCKSLIQEVLKLYSKELPAMNYAANTGKESMFLERCVANGKYRTLILKRKSLDGLEEVLAAITYQIVPADTNYAEIPLAAVSAIYQHKGIGRLLFTELRNRLQSVGICAIFCWGDKESEEFWFKMGFVSVAEVDSKGRARRLPIKADIRKALCFPGGSTLMVSHLSKDISVDPSDSLKLSIRQSKMFSSFACVKIQGLGPSGENCATLAMTSRTENCQPEELLMDGITREAEKVEGTSQNHGSGKDKVPSNKMDYQNKEYSAKLSDCGAHDNVDRCHCSGHGKKRIVWEATLSSLKSKKVKGSQQADCQLCCDGNPVLESERNDSHSEGCLSGFPRNNFLGEAIPSNREEKNAKKWTSLDTASTAPPQNEVHSGEACFRIMLMDIAEDTKKAHLTKVIEGLGGVVASDGSTSTHIVTGKVRRTLNFCTALCSGAWILSPLWLKQSFREGRFVDELPYILDDKDYSLKYRSELKGAVLRGKARPRALLEGYNVCISAHVQPPIKTMTAIVIAAGGTIIRRLDKVNDPSKTIFIACEEDMEEALVAAKKGAWTFSSDWFMNCIMRQQLDLEEPQFAESL; encoded by the exons CAGCGCCGTGGAAACTCCAGAAGCTCCGTTCGCATCTCTCTCATGGCGACGACGCCGGCCGGAACTCCGGCTCCTCCATCTCCGATCGCCATCG GCGATTGCGAAGTGACGATCGAATCCAAGAAGTTCGCGCTGGAATCCGACCCGAACTGCCTCAGCATATCCGTCTCCAGGAAGGCGCAGATCAAGATCGCAG TGAAAGGAGATGGGAGTAGGGCCAGCGACGATGGAAATAGGCTCGCGGAATGTAAAG GCAAGGAGCTCGTGTTCTCAGGCGATGAATACTATTTCGTCTTGGTTAATCCGAAAGATGCTGATTCCCGTTGCAAATCACTGATTCAg GAAGTGCTAAAACTGTATTCAAAAGAACTGCCTGCAATGAATTATGCTGCTAACACAGGGAAGGAGTCGATGTTCCTTGAGCGATGCGTAGCCAACGG GAAATACCGCACactgattttgaaaagaaaatctttggaCGGTCTTGAGGAG GTTTTGGCTGCAATTACTTATCAAATAGTGCCTGCCGACACAAATTATGCTGAAATCCCTCTTGCCGCTGTTAGTGCAATTTACCAACATAAG GGCATAGGCCGCCTCTTGTTCACGGAACTGAGAAATAGACTTCAGAGTGTTGGTATCTGTGCAATATTTTGCTGGGGAGACAAGGAATCTGAAGAGTTTTGGTTTAAGATG GGCTTTGTATCAGTTGCAGAGGTTGACAGCAAGGGTAGAGCTCGCAGGCTTCCAATCAAGGCTGACATTCGAAAAGCATTATGCTTTCCAGGTGGTTCAACACTCATGGTTTCTCATCTTAGCAAGGATATTTCAGTTGATCCTTCAGATTCACTGAAATTGTCTATAAGACAAAGCAAGATGTTCTCCTCGTTTGCTTGTGTTAAAATCCAGGGGCTTGGTCCCTCAGGAGAAAATTGTGCTACTCTGGCAATGACGAGCAGGACAGAGAACTGCCAACCTGAAGAATTGCTGATGGATGGGATCACAAGAGAAGCTGAGAAGGTGGAGG GAACTTCTCAAAATCATGGCAGTGGTAAGGACAAGGTTCCTTCCAACAAAATGGACTACCAGAACAAAGAATACAGTGCTAAACTTTCTGACTGTGGAGCCCATGATAATGTAGATCGCTGTCATTGCTCTGGACATGGCAAAAAGAGGATAGTATGGGAAGCTACGTTATCCTCATTGAAGTCCAAAAAAGTGAAGGGAAGCCAACAAGCTGATTGCCAGTTATGTTGTGATGGGAATCCAGTTTTAGAAAGTGAACGAAATGATTCTCATTCTGAAGGATGCTTGTCTGGATTTCCAAGAAATAATTTCCTAGGGGAAGCTATTCCTAGCAACCGTGAGGAAAAGAATGCTAAAAAATGGACCTCATTAGACACAGCATCAACAGCGCCCCCCCAAAATGAAGTTCATTCCGGAGAAGCATGCTTCAGAATCATGCTGATGGACATAGCTGAAGATACTAAGAAAGCCCATCTCACAAAG GTAATTGAAGGACTTGGGGGTGTTGTAGCTTCGGATGGAAGCACAAGCACACACATCGTAACTGGGAAAGTCAGGAGGACTCTGAATTTCTGCACTGCCCTCTGCTCAGG AGCTTGGATACTTTCGCCCCTTTGGTTGAAACAGAGCTTTCGTGAAGGCAGATTCGTGG ATGAACTGCCATATATATTAGATGACAAAGACTATTCCCTGAAGTATAGATCTGAGTTAAAAGGTGCAGTTCTCAGAGGAAAAGCTAGACCAAGGGCTCTACTTGAAGGGTATAATGTATGCATCTCGGCTCATGTTCAACCCCCCATTAAGACTATGACAGCCATTGTAATTGCCGCTGGTGGAACA ATCATTCGTCGACTGGACAAAGTGAATGATCCATCAAAGACAATTTTCATAGCATGTGAGGAAGATATGGAGGAGGCATTGGTGGCTGCAAAGAAGGGAGCATGGACATTCAGCAGTGACTGGTTCATGAATTGCATCATGAGACAACAGCTTGACTTGGAGGAGCCACAGTTTGCAGAGTCTCTATAA
- the LOC104444532 gene encoding uncharacterized protein LOC104444532 isoform X1, translating into MTCSTHFAKPKRRRQQRRGNSRSSVRISLMATTPAGTPAPPSPIAIGDCEVTIESKKFALESDPNCLSISVSRKAQIKIAVKGDGSRASDDGNRLAECKGKELVFSGDEYYFVLVNPKDADSRCKSLIQEVLKLYSKELPAMNYAANTGKESMFLERCVANGKYRTLILKRKSLDGLEEVLAAITYQIVPADTNYAEIPLAAVSAIYQHKGIGRLLFTELRNRLQSVGICAIFCWGDKESEEFWFKMGFVSVAEVDSKGRARRLPIKADIRKALCFPGGSTLMVSHLSKDISVDPSDSLKLSIRQSKMFSSFACVKIQGLGPSGENCATLAMTSRTENCQPEELLMDGITREAEKVEGTSQNHGSGKDKVPSNKMDYQNKEYSAKLSDCGAHDNVDRCHCSGHGKKRIVWEATLSSLKSKKVKGSQQADCQLCCDGNPVLESERNDSHSEGCLSGFPRNNFLGEAIPSNREEKNAKKWTSLDTASTAPPQNEVHSGEACFRIMLMDIAEDTKKAHLTKVIEGLGGVVASDGSTSTHIVTGKVRRTLNFCTALCSGAWILSPLWLKQSFREGRFVDELPYILDDKDYSLKYRSELKGAVLRGKARPRALLEGYNVCISAHVQPPIKTMTAIVIAAGGTKIQIIRRLDKVNDPSKTIFIACEEDMEEALVAAKKGAWTFSSDWFMNCIMRQQLDLEEPQFAESL; encoded by the exons CAGCGCCGTGGAAACTCCAGAAGCTCCGTTCGCATCTCTCTCATGGCGACGACGCCGGCCGGAACTCCGGCTCCTCCATCTCCGATCGCCATCG GCGATTGCGAAGTGACGATCGAATCCAAGAAGTTCGCGCTGGAATCCGACCCGAACTGCCTCAGCATATCCGTCTCCAGGAAGGCGCAGATCAAGATCGCAG TGAAAGGAGATGGGAGTAGGGCCAGCGACGATGGAAATAGGCTCGCGGAATGTAAAG GCAAGGAGCTCGTGTTCTCAGGCGATGAATACTATTTCGTCTTGGTTAATCCGAAAGATGCTGATTCCCGTTGCAAATCACTGATTCAg GAAGTGCTAAAACTGTATTCAAAAGAACTGCCTGCAATGAATTATGCTGCTAACACAGGGAAGGAGTCGATGTTCCTTGAGCGATGCGTAGCCAACGG GAAATACCGCACactgattttgaaaagaaaatctttggaCGGTCTTGAGGAG GTTTTGGCTGCAATTACTTATCAAATAGTGCCTGCCGACACAAATTATGCTGAAATCCCTCTTGCCGCTGTTAGTGCAATTTACCAACATAAG GGCATAGGCCGCCTCTTGTTCACGGAACTGAGAAATAGACTTCAGAGTGTTGGTATCTGTGCAATATTTTGCTGGGGAGACAAGGAATCTGAAGAGTTTTGGTTTAAGATG GGCTTTGTATCAGTTGCAGAGGTTGACAGCAAGGGTAGAGCTCGCAGGCTTCCAATCAAGGCTGACATTCGAAAAGCATTATGCTTTCCAGGTGGTTCAACACTCATGGTTTCTCATCTTAGCAAGGATATTTCAGTTGATCCTTCAGATTCACTGAAATTGTCTATAAGACAAAGCAAGATGTTCTCCTCGTTTGCTTGTGTTAAAATCCAGGGGCTTGGTCCCTCAGGAGAAAATTGTGCTACTCTGGCAATGACGAGCAGGACAGAGAACTGCCAACCTGAAGAATTGCTGATGGATGGGATCACAAGAGAAGCTGAGAAGGTGGAGG GAACTTCTCAAAATCATGGCAGTGGTAAGGACAAGGTTCCTTCCAACAAAATGGACTACCAGAACAAAGAATACAGTGCTAAACTTTCTGACTGTGGAGCCCATGATAATGTAGATCGCTGTCATTGCTCTGGACATGGCAAAAAGAGGATAGTATGGGAAGCTACGTTATCCTCATTGAAGTCCAAAAAAGTGAAGGGAAGCCAACAAGCTGATTGCCAGTTATGTTGTGATGGGAATCCAGTTTTAGAAAGTGAACGAAATGATTCTCATTCTGAAGGATGCTTGTCTGGATTTCCAAGAAATAATTTCCTAGGGGAAGCTATTCCTAGCAACCGTGAGGAAAAGAATGCTAAAAAATGGACCTCATTAGACACAGCATCAACAGCGCCCCCCCAAAATGAAGTTCATTCCGGAGAAGCATGCTTCAGAATCATGCTGATGGACATAGCTGAAGATACTAAGAAAGCCCATCTCACAAAG GTAATTGAAGGACTTGGGGGTGTTGTAGCTTCGGATGGAAGCACAAGCACACACATCGTAACTGGGAAAGTCAGGAGGACTCTGAATTTCTGCACTGCCCTCTGCTCAGG AGCTTGGATACTTTCGCCCCTTTGGTTGAAACAGAGCTTTCGTGAAGGCAGATTCGTGG ATGAACTGCCATATATATTAGATGACAAAGACTATTCCCTGAAGTATAGATCTGAGTTAAAAGGTGCAGTTCTCAGAGGAAAAGCTAGACCAAGGGCTCTACTTGAAGGGTATAATGTATGCATCTCGGCTCATGTTCAACCCCCCATTAAGACTATGACAGCCATTGTAATTGCCGCTGGTGGAACA AAAATTCAGATCATTCGTCGACTGGACAAAGTGAATGATCCATCAAAGACAATTTTCATAGCATGTGAGGAAGATATGGAGGAGGCATTGGTGGCTGCAAAGAAGGGAGCATGGACATTCAGCAGTGACTGGTTCATGAATTGCATCATGAGACAACAGCTTGACTTGGAGGAGCCACAGTTTGCAGAGTCTCTATAA